One Streptomyces sp. NBC_01237 genomic region harbors:
- the fomD gene encoding cytidylyl-2-hydroxypropylphosphonate hydrolase, which translates to MTDTGERARWVPGDQILWRYRDNGRAHGASTARPVHICRPVTVVEDSAELLAVWMAPGTECVRPVLADGTPVHAEPLATRYTAPRTTARSTWFGSGVLKLARPGEPWSVWLFWDRGWLFRNWYVNLEEPRTRWSGGVDSEDHFLDISVHPDRSWKWLDEDEFAQAQRVGLMDVRTAGRVREAGRAAVEVIQEWGAPFRDGWEHWRPDPRWQVPTLPDDWDRTPAHMPS; encoded by the coding sequence ATGACAGACACGGGAGAGCGCGCACGCTGGGTGCCGGGGGACCAGATCCTCTGGCGCTACCGCGACAACGGCCGGGCCCACGGGGCGTCCACCGCCCGCCCCGTGCACATCTGTCGCCCGGTCACGGTCGTCGAGGACTCCGCCGAACTGCTCGCCGTGTGGATGGCTCCCGGGACCGAATGCGTACGGCCGGTTCTCGCCGACGGCACCCCGGTGCACGCCGAGCCCCTGGCCACCCGCTACACCGCCCCGCGCACCACGGCCCGCTCGACCTGGTTCGGCTCGGGGGTGCTGAAGCTCGCCAGGCCCGGCGAACCGTGGTCGGTCTGGCTGTTCTGGGACCGGGGCTGGCTCTTCCGCAACTGGTACGTGAACCTGGAGGAGCCGCGTACGCGCTGGTCCGGCGGGGTCGACTCCGAGGATCACTTTCTCGACATCTCCGTGCACCCCGACCGGAGCTGGAAGTGGCTCGACGAGGACGAGTTCGCCCAGGCGCAGCGGGTCGGCCTGATGGACGTGAGGACCGCCGGGCGGGTCCGGGAGGCGGGCCGCGCGGCCGTGGAGGTGATCCAGGAGTGGGGCGCACCGTTCCGCGACGGCTGGGAGCACTGGCGTCCCGATCCCCGGTGGCAGGTGCCGACGCTGCCGGATGACTGGGACCGCACCCCCGCCCATATGCCGTCGTGA
- a CDS encoding thioesterase II family protein, which translates to MEETVLICLPFAGAGPSFFTPWQALAPAGLRVLPVQLPGREKRFVEPAYTSAAPAVEDAYAQVTAALGADGSRVVLFGHSMGAVLAYELAHRIEGAPGTAGLRLDALVVSGSPGPWTVRTDRAGGLPDEEFVARVRTFAGYAHPALEDPEMRELLLPSLRADVRLHETYVPSSDRPLSVPVTSVRGRTDTLVGAADAAQWSRATKGRLTVAELDGGHMYLAERPEALLELVAEGAGGNADRGL; encoded by the coding sequence GTGGAAGAGACCGTCCTGATCTGCCTGCCCTTCGCCGGGGCCGGTCCCTCGTTCTTCACTCCGTGGCAGGCACTGGCCCCGGCGGGTCTGCGGGTGCTGCCGGTGCAGCTGCCGGGCCGTGAGAAACGGTTCGTCGAGCCCGCGTACACCTCGGCCGCCCCTGCCGTGGAGGACGCGTACGCGCAGGTCACCGCCGCGCTCGGGGCGGACGGGAGCCGGGTGGTGCTGTTCGGGCACAGCATGGGCGCGGTGCTGGCGTACGAACTGGCGCACCGGATCGAGGGGGCTCCCGGCACGGCGGGGCTCCGCCTCGACGCCCTCGTCGTCAGCGGTTCGCCCGGACCGTGGACGGTCAGGACCGACCGGGCGGGCGGGCTGCCGGACGAGGAGTTCGTGGCGCGCGTGCGGACCTTCGCCGGCTATGCCCATCCGGCGCTGGAGGACCCGGAGATGCGGGAGCTGCTGCTGCCGTCGCTCCGGGCCGACGTCCGGCTCCACGAGACGTACGTGCCCTCGTCGGACCGTCCGCTGTCGGTGCCCGTCACCTCGGTCAGGGGCCGGACGGACACCTTGGTCGGGGCGGCCGACGCGGCGCAGTGGAGCCGGGCGACCAAGGGGAGGCTGACCGTGGCCGAGCTGGACGGCGGCCATATGTATCTGGCCGAGCGGCCGGAAGCGCTGCTGGAGCTGGTGGCGGAGGGCGCCGGCGGGAACGCTGACCGGGGACTCTGA
- a CDS encoding M18 family aminopeptidase, giving the protein MTPAPHRSHTDDLLSFIAASPSPYHVVASATQRLEKAGFRELRGTDDWTGATGGCFVARAGALIAWYVPEGAPTHTPFRIVGTHTDSPNLRIKPSPDTGTAGWRQIGVEIYGGVPLNTWLDRDLGISGRLALRGPDGSPRNRLVQIDEPLLRVPQLAIHLDRTVNEGVALDRQRHIAPIWALGDPQEGALLRRVAAAAEEDPADVLGWDLMLHDIQPPGYLGVDREFVVSSRLDNQISVHAGVTALVEAATGVEEPRYIPVLAAFDHEEVGSGSETGAQSPLLERVLSRSVSARGGSGEDWSRALSGAFCVSADMAHAVHPNYAERHDPDHRPLPNGGPTVKVNVNQRYATDSTGIAVFTAACERAGAPWQPFVSNNAMPCGTSIGPLTAARLGVTTVDVGVPGLSMHSARELCGADDPAYLAAILGAIMTG; this is encoded by the coding sequence ATGACGCCGGCCCCCCACCGCAGCCACACCGACGACCTGCTCTCCTTCATCGCGGCCAGCCCTTCGCCCTACCACGTGGTGGCGAGCGCCACCCAGCGCCTGGAGAAGGCCGGATTCCGCGAGCTGCGCGGTACGGACGACTGGACCGGGGCGACCGGCGGCTGTTTCGTCGCCCGTGCCGGTGCGCTGATCGCCTGGTACGTCCCCGAGGGCGCCCCCACCCACACCCCCTTCCGGATCGTCGGCACCCACACCGACTCGCCGAACCTGCGGATCAAGCCGTCGCCCGACACCGGGACGGCGGGCTGGCGCCAGATCGGCGTGGAGATCTACGGCGGGGTCCCGCTCAACACCTGGCTCGACCGCGACCTGGGCATCTCCGGCCGGCTCGCCCTGCGCGGCCCGGACGGCAGCCCCCGCAACCGGCTCGTCCAGATCGACGAACCCCTGCTGCGGGTGCCCCAGCTGGCCATTCACCTGGACCGCACGGTCAACGAGGGCGTGGCACTCGACCGGCAGCGGCACATCGCCCCGATCTGGGCCCTGGGCGATCCGCAGGAGGGCGCGCTGCTGCGCCGGGTGGCGGCGGCGGCCGAGGAGGACCCGGCCGATGTGCTGGGCTGGGACCTGATGCTGCACGACATCCAGCCGCCCGGATACCTGGGGGTCGACCGGGAATTCGTGGTGTCGTCCCGGCTGGACAACCAGATCTCGGTGCACGCGGGGGTCACGGCGCTGGTCGAGGCGGCGACCGGGGTCGAGGAGCCCCGGTACATCCCGGTGCTGGCCGCCTTCGACCACGAGGAGGTCGGCAGCGGCTCGGAGACCGGGGCGCAGAGCCCGCTGCTGGAGCGGGTCCTGTCGCGTTCCGTCTCCGCTCGGGGCGGCAGCGGCGAGGACTGGTCGCGGGCCCTGTCCGGCGCGTTCTGCGTCTCCGCCGACATGGCGCACGCGGTGCACCCCAATTACGCGGAACGGCACGACCCGGACCACCGGCCGCTGCCCAACGGCGGCCCGACGGTCAAGGTCAACGTCAACCAGCGGTACGCCACCGACAGCACCGGCATCGCGGTGTTCACGGCGGCGTGCGAGCGGGCGGGCGCCCCGTGGCAGCCGTTCGTCTCCAACAACGCGATGCCGTGCGGCACCTCGATCGGTCCGCTCACCGCGGCCCGGCTGGGTGTCACGACGGTCGACGTGGGGGTGCCCGGGCTGTCCATGCATTCGGCGCGCGAACTGTGCGGCGCGGACGACCCGGCGTATCTGGCGGCCATCCTGGGCGCCATCATGACCGGCTGA
- a CDS encoding ricin-type beta-trefoil lectin domain protein has product MRRTRLRLRGLRCTVAAVAALAAAVGGMAAAGPAGATESRTTTTASTPLPPELEAVRAAEATQLYGSPAERPLADRKTGLISLGDSEISGEGVGTYEPGTNGPDNWCHRSPDAAIHRTGIAADVTYNVSCSGAYTGNIKIGGSKQYADELVQSDSLAVKARNTRIKMIVLVAGANDDLQFGPVMTDCVVRYISLQGPCEPKYAGGWQARVDALVPKVEQTVRDLRTVMTGAGYTNSDYKLVVMGYPSPIGPDFRDNPDFPGKLACGGLGYDSDTVWGRNTAVPAFEVGMRKAAASTGAVFLDNSRLFHGHEVCTQQTWARGLYIDLSKPGLPDANSVRQSFHPNAAGHGAFASCLTQIYNSSLREAGCADPGSTGSPVLQAAAWDDVFKPLKNEATGSCVDVPASETRNGTAIGGWDCHDGRNQGWWYDSTAKTVRTELSHDRCLDVPGAKYDAGATLVLWDCSGAANQKFVQQAGTVRPAAATGLCLTLAGAKDPLKLQACDGGAKQRFV; this is encoded by the coding sequence ATGAGGCGCACCAGGCTCAGACTTCGCGGGCTTCGCTGTACGGTCGCGGCCGTCGCGGCCCTCGCGGCGGCCGTCGGCGGCATGGCTGCCGCCGGACCGGCAGGCGCGACCGAGTCCCGTACCACCACTACCGCATCCACCCCGCTCCCGCCCGAACTGGAAGCCGTCCGGGCAGCCGAGGCCACCCAGTTGTACGGCAGCCCCGCCGAGCGGCCGCTCGCCGACCGCAAGACCGGGCTGATCTCGCTGGGCGACAGCGAGATCTCCGGGGAGGGCGTCGGCACGTACGAGCCCGGCACCAACGGCCCGGACAACTGGTGCCACCGCTCGCCCGATGCCGCCATCCACCGTACGGGCATCGCGGCGGACGTCACGTACAACGTCTCGTGCTCCGGTGCCTACACCGGCAACATCAAGATCGGCGGATCCAAGCAGTACGCCGACGAGCTGGTCCAGAGCGACAGCCTCGCCGTGAAGGCCCGCAACACCCGTATCAAGATGATCGTGCTGGTGGCCGGGGCCAACGACGACCTTCAGTTCGGTCCGGTCATGACCGACTGCGTCGTGCGCTACATCAGCCTCCAGGGCCCCTGCGAGCCCAAGTACGCCGGCGGCTGGCAGGCCCGGGTCGACGCGCTCGTCCCCAAGGTCGAGCAGACGGTCCGTGACCTGCGCACCGTCATGACGGGCGCGGGCTACACCAACAGCGACTACAAGCTGGTCGTCATGGGCTACCCGAGTCCGATCGGCCCGGACTTCCGCGACAACCCGGACTTCCCCGGGAAGCTCGCCTGCGGCGGACTCGGCTACGACTCCGACACCGTCTGGGGCCGCAACACCGCCGTCCCCGCCTTCGAGGTCGGCATGCGCAAGGCCGCCGCCTCGACGGGAGCCGTCTTCCTCGACAACTCCCGGCTCTTCCACGGCCATGAGGTCTGCACCCAGCAGACCTGGGCGCGCGGGCTCTACATCGACCTCTCCAAGCCGGGCCTGCCGGACGCCAACTCGGTGCGGCAGTCGTTCCACCCCAACGCGGCGGGCCACGGCGCCTTCGCCTCCTGCCTCACCCAGATCTACAACTCCTCGCTGCGCGAGGCGGGCTGCGCCGACCCGGGCAGCACGGGCAGCCCGGTGCTCCAGGCCGCCGCCTGGGACGACGTCTTCAAGCCCCTGAAGAACGAGGCCACCGGCAGCTGCGTGGACGTCCCCGCGTCGGAGACCCGCAACGGCACCGCGATCGGCGGCTGGGACTGCCACGACGGCCGGAACCAGGGCTGGTGGTACGACTCCACCGCGAAGACCGTCCGCACGGAACTCAGCCACGACCGGTGCCTGGACGTGCCGGGCGCGAAGTACGACGCCGGTGCCACGCTCGTCCTGTGGGACTGCTCGGGCGCGGCGAACCAGAAGTTCGTGCAGCAGGCGGGCACCGTCCGCCCCGCCGCCGCGACCGGGCTCTGCCTGACGCTGGCGGGGGCCAAGGACCCGCTGAAGCTCCAGGCGTGCGACGGCGGCGCGAAGCAGCGGTTCGTGTAG
- a CDS encoding catalase, which translates to MTEETPQLPYTTNNAGIPVESDEHSLTVGSDGPILLQDHYLIEKMAQFNRERVPERVVHAKGSGAYGTFKVTNDVSQFTKADLFQPGKQTDMLARFSTVAGEQGSPDTWRDPRGFALKFYTEHGNYDMVGNNTPVFFVRDPMKFQDFIRSQKRRPDSAVRDHDMQWDFWSLSPESAHQVTWLMGDRGIPKTYRNMNGYSSHTYMWVNAGGERFWVKYHFKTDQGIEFYTQDEADQMAGVDGDVHRRDLFESIERGDHPSWTLKVQIMPFDAAPDYRFNPFDLTKVWPQGDYPLIEVGRMTLNENPEDFFVHIEQASFEPSNLVPGIGPSPDKMLLGRLFSYPDTHRYRIGPNYAQLPPNRPRFGRNSYAKDGPMRYEPSRTGAVYAPNSYGGPAADTERYGDPAGWATAGEMVHEAYKLHSEDDDWGQAGTLVRQVMDDAARERLVSNISGHLLDGVSRPVLDRSLQYWRNVDKDLGDRVAKKVNGG; encoded by the coding sequence GTGACCGAGGAAACCCCGCAGCTTCCGTACACCACGAACAACGCCGGGATCCCGGTGGAGAGCGACGAACACTCGCTCACCGTCGGATCCGACGGCCCGATCCTGCTCCAGGACCACTACCTCATCGAGAAGATGGCCCAGTTCAACCGTGAACGGGTCCCCGAACGGGTGGTGCACGCCAAGGGCTCCGGCGCGTACGGCACGTTCAAGGTGACGAACGACGTCAGCCAGTTCACCAAGGCCGACCTGTTCCAGCCGGGCAAGCAGACCGACATGCTGGCCCGCTTCTCCACGGTGGCCGGTGAGCAGGGCTCCCCCGACACCTGGCGCGACCCCCGCGGGTTCGCACTGAAGTTCTACACCGAGCACGGCAACTACGACATGGTCGGCAACAACACGCCGGTCTTCTTCGTACGGGACCCGATGAAGTTCCAGGACTTCATCCGCTCGCAGAAGCGCCGCCCCGACAGCGCGGTGCGCGACCACGACATGCAGTGGGACTTCTGGTCGCTGTCGCCCGAGAGCGCGCACCAGGTCACCTGGCTGATGGGCGACCGGGGCATCCCGAAGACGTACCGCAACATGAACGGCTACAGCTCGCACACCTATATGTGGGTGAACGCGGGCGGCGAGCGGTTCTGGGTGAAGTACCACTTCAAGACCGACCAGGGCATCGAGTTCTACACGCAGGACGAGGCCGACCAGATGGCGGGCGTCGACGGCGATGTCCACCGCCGGGACCTGTTCGAGTCGATCGAGCGCGGTGACCATCCCAGCTGGACGCTGAAGGTCCAGATCATGCCGTTCGACGCGGCACCGGACTACCGCTTCAACCCCTTCGATCTCACCAAGGTGTGGCCGCAGGGCGACTATCCGCTGATCGAGGTCGGCCGGATGACGCTGAACGAGAATCCGGAGGACTTCTTCGTCCATATCGAGCAGGCGTCCTTCGAGCCGTCGAACCTGGTGCCCGGCATCGGTCCGTCGCCCGACAAGATGCTGCTCGGCCGGCTCTTCTCGTACCCGGACACCCACCGGTACCGGATCGGCCCGAACTACGCCCAGCTGCCGCCCAACCGGCCGCGCTTCGGGCGGAACTCGTACGCGAAGGACGGTCCGATGCGGTACGAGCCGTCCCGCACGGGTGCGGTCTACGCACCGAACTCGTACGGCGGTCCGGCCGCGGACACCGAGCGCTACGGCGATCCGGCGGGCTGGGCCACGGCGGGCGAGATGGTCCACGAGGCGTACAAGCTGCACAGCGAGGACGACGACTGGGGCCAGGCGGGCACGCTGGTGCGCCAGGTCATGGACGACGCGGCGCGCGAGCGGCTGGTCTCCAACATCTCCGGCCATCTGCTGGACGGCGTCAGCCGCCCGGTCCTGGACCGTTCGCTCCAGTACTGGCGCAATGTGGACAAGGACCTGGGAGACCGGGTCGCGAAGAAGGTCAACGGGGGCTGA
- a CDS encoding ATP-binding SpoIIE family protein phosphatase, with the protein MTEHPTSHEGRQPLAARSQERTRPRQQDAAAAAASATAAIPGPAAAPGPGPRTAANTSPGPVPPDHQAAARREGDRLRFVGAATRRIARGIDLDEIVLGLCRASVPTFSDAILVYLRDPLPVGDERPVTPFVLRLRRSDRLRLTEEETESGSDTERLRLPVSDPHAGLMPAAELCEVRPGGALAEVLRGVRPVFGDSAAARAALPELLGAGHNVPTGHRAILAPLRGRRRVIGAAVFLRGTERPPFEANDLLVAAQLATHTALGIDKAVLYGREAYIADELQRTMLPDSLPQPTGVRLASRYLPAAETARVGGDWYDAIPLPGSRVALVVGDVMGHSMTSAAIMGQLRTTAQTLAGLDLPPQEVLHHLDEQAQRLGSDRMATCLYAVYDPVAHRITIANAGHPPPVLLHLGGRAEVLRVPPGAPIGVGGVDFEAVELDAPAGATLLLYTDGLVESRLRDVWTGIEQLRERLAATAQLTGPDHSPPLEALCDDVLDMLGPGDRDDDIALLAARFDGIAPSDVAYWFLEPEDAAPGRARRLARRALSRWGLDDLSDEVELLVSEVVTNAVRYAERPVTLRLLRTDILRCEVGDDSPQLPRQRRARETDEGGRGLFLVNRLARRWGATRLSTGKVVWFEMATRGQ; encoded by the coding sequence GTGACGGAGCACCCCACCTCCCACGAAGGCCGGCAGCCCCTCGCGGCCCGGTCGCAGGAACGCACCCGGCCGCGGCAGCAGGACGCCGCGGCGGCGGCCGCGTCTGCCACCGCCGCGATCCCCGGCCCCGCCGCCGCTCCCGGCCCGGGTCCACGGACCGCGGCGAACACGAGCCCCGGCCCCGTCCCGCCCGACCACCAGGCGGCCGCCCGGCGCGAGGGCGACCGGCTGCGCTTCGTCGGCGCGGCCACCCGGCGCATCGCCCGCGGCATAGACCTGGACGAGATCGTCCTGGGCCTGTGCCGGGCCAGTGTGCCGACGTTCTCCGACGCGATCCTGGTCTACCTCCGCGACCCGCTCCCGGTCGGCGACGAGCGGCCCGTCACCCCGTTCGTCCTGCGGCTGCGCCGCAGCGACCGGCTGCGGCTGACCGAGGAGGAGACCGAGAGCGGCTCCGACACCGAGCGCCTGCGGCTGCCGGTCAGCGACCCGCACGCCGGTCTGATGCCCGCGGCCGAGCTGTGCGAGGTCCGCCCCGGCGGGGCGCTGGCCGAGGTGCTGCGGGGCGTACGGCCCGTCTTCGGGGACTCCGCCGCCGCCCGCGCCGCCCTGCCCGAACTGCTCGGGGCCGGTCACAACGTGCCCACCGGGCACCGCGCGATCCTCGCCCCGCTGCGCGGCCGGCGACGGGTGATCGGTGCCGCCGTCTTCCTGCGCGGGACCGAACGGCCGCCGTTCGAGGCCAACGACCTGCTGGTCGCGGCCCAGCTCGCGACCCACACCGCGCTCGGCATCGACAAGGCCGTGCTGTACGGGCGCGAGGCCTACATCGCCGACGAGCTCCAGCGCACCATGCTGCCCGACTCGCTGCCGCAGCCGACCGGTGTCCGCCTCGCCTCCCGCTACCTCCCGGCCGCCGAGACGGCCCGGGTCGGCGGCGACTGGTACGACGCGATCCCGCTGCCCGGCAGCCGGGTCGCCCTGGTCGTCGGCGATGTGATGGGGCACTCCATGACCTCCGCGGCGATCATGGGCCAGCTCCGTACCACCGCGCAGACCCTGGCCGGTCTCGACCTGCCGCCGCAGGAGGTACTGCACCATCTGGACGAACAGGCGCAGCGGCTCGGCAGCGACCGCATGGCGACCTGCCTGTACGCGGTGTACGACCCCGTCGCGCACCGGATCACCATCGCCAACGCCGGGCACCCGCCGCCCGTCCTGCTGCACCTGGGCGGGCGCGCCGAGGTGCTGCGGGTCCCGCCGGGGGCACCGATCGGGGTCGGCGGCGTCGACTTCGAGGCCGTCGAGCTGGACGCGCCCGCCGGCGCCACGCTGCTGCTGTACACCGACGGTCTGGTGGAGTCCCGGCTGCGGGACGTCTGGACGGGCATCGAGCAGCTGCGGGAGCGCCTCGCGGCCACCGCCCAGCTGACCGGCCCGGACCACTCGCCGCCGCTGGAGGCGCTCTGCGACGACGTGCTCGACATGCTCGGCCCCGGGGACCGGGACGACGACATCGCGCTGCTGGCCGCCCGCTTCGACGGGATCGCGCCCAGCGATGTGGCGTACTGGTTCCTGGAGCCGGAGGACGCCGCTCCGGGGCGCGCCCGCAGGCTGGCCCGCCGGGCGCTCAGCCGATGGGGGCTGGACGACCTCTCCGACGAGGTGGAGCTCCTCGTCAGCGAGGTCGTCACCAACGCGGTGCGGTACGCGGAGCGGCCGGTGACGCTGCGGCTGCTGCGGACCGACATCCTGCGCTGCGAGGTCGGCGACGACTCCCCGCAGCTGCCGAGACAGCGCCGCGCCCGCGAGACGGACGAGGGGGGCCGCGGGCTGTTCCTGGTGAACAGGCTGGCCAGGCGGTGGGGAGCGACCCGGCTCTCGACGGGCAAGGTGGTCTGGTTCGAGATGGCGACACGGGGGCAGTAG
- a CDS encoding class II fumarate hydratase: protein MDDSSGATEYRIEHDSMGEVRVPAHAKWRAQTQRAVENFPLSGQRLERAHIEALARIKAAAAKVNAELGVLDPDIAAAIGDAAAEVAEGRWDEQFPVDVFQTGSGTSSNMNTNEVLATLATERLGREVHPNDHVNASQSSNDVFPSSIHIAATAAVTGDLIPALDHLAAALERKSAEFSEVVKSGRTHLMDATPVTLGQEFGGYAAQIRYGVERLRASLPRLAELPLGGTAVGTGINTPPGFSAAVIAEVAGTTGLPLTEARDHFEAQGARDGLVETSGQLRTIAVSLTKISNDLRWMASGPRTGLAEISLPDLQPGSSIMPGKVNPVIPEAVLMVAAQVTGNDTTVAVAGAAGNFELNVMLPVIAKNLLESVRLLAAASRLLADRTVDGITAHVERARAYAESSPSVVTPLNKYIGYEEAAKVAKKSLKDGTTIRETVLASGYVERGDLTLEQLDEALDVLRMTRP from the coding sequence ATGGACGATTCGTCGGGCGCCACGGAGTACCGCATCGAGCACGATTCGATGGGTGAGGTGAGGGTCCCCGCGCACGCCAAGTGGCGGGCCCAGACCCAGCGGGCCGTGGAGAACTTCCCCCTCTCCGGTCAGCGTCTGGAGCGCGCCCACATCGAGGCTCTGGCCCGGATCAAGGCCGCCGCCGCGAAGGTCAACGCGGAACTGGGGGTGCTCGATCCGGACATCGCCGCCGCGATCGGGGACGCGGCGGCGGAGGTCGCCGAGGGCCGGTGGGACGAGCAGTTCCCCGTCGATGTGTTCCAGACCGGGTCCGGCACCTCGTCCAACATGAACACCAACGAGGTCCTCGCCACCCTCGCCACCGAGCGCCTGGGCCGCGAGGTCCACCCCAACGACCACGTCAACGCCTCGCAGTCGTCCAACGACGTGTTCCCGTCCTCCATCCACATCGCCGCGACCGCCGCCGTCACCGGGGACCTGATCCCGGCGCTGGACCATCTGGCGGCTGCCCTGGAGCGGAAATCGGCCGAATTCTCGGAGGTCGTGAAGTCGGGCCGTACCCATCTGATGGACGCCACCCCCGTGACCCTGGGCCAGGAGTTCGGCGGCTACGCGGCCCAGATCCGGTACGGCGTCGAGCGGTTGCGCGCCTCGCTCCCCCGGCTCGCCGAGCTTCCGCTGGGCGGTACGGCGGTGGGCACCGGGATCAACACCCCGCCCGGCTTCTCCGCCGCCGTGATCGCCGAGGTCGCCGGAACCACCGGGCTGCCGCTGACCGAGGCCCGCGACCACTTCGAGGCACAGGGTGCCCGGGACGGGCTCGTCGAGACCTCCGGCCAGCTCCGGACGATCGCCGTCTCACTGACCAAGATCTCCAACGATCTGCGCTGGATGGCCTCGGGCCCCCGCACCGGACTGGCCGAAATCAGCCTGCCCGACCTCCAGCCGGGCTCGTCGATCATGCCGGGCAAGGTGAATCCGGTCATCCCGGAGGCCGTGCTGATGGTGGCGGCCCAGGTGACGGGGAACGACACGACGGTCGCCGTCGCGGGCGCCGCGGGCAACTTCGAGCTGAACGTGATGCTGCCGGTGATCGCGAAGAACCTGCTGGAATCGGTACGGCTGCTCGCGGCCGCATCCCGGCTGCTCGCCGACCGCACGGTGGACGGCATCACCGCCCATGTGGAGCGGGCCCGCGCGTACGCGGAGTCCTCGCCGTCCGTGGTGACCCCGCTGAACAAGTACATCGGCTACGAGGAGGCGGCGAAGGTCGCGAAGAAGTCCCTCAAGGACGGCACCACGATCCGCGAGACGGTGCTGGCCTCGGGCTATGTCGAGCGCGGCGACCTCACCCTGGAGCAGCTGGACGAAGCACTGGATGTGCTGCGCATGACCCGTCCGTGA